In the Maribacter sp. MJ134 genome, one interval contains:
- a CDS encoding Gfo/Idh/MocA family protein, producing MKEDVPNHHNSRRKFIKHTALAAGLISIVPRHVLGRGFMAPNDKINLGYIGLGKQGGILANRFLGNTEAQIVAGAEVWNSKQKWFKQLVEGYYAQKRNITNYKGVTTYLEYGELLERTDIDAVVIATPDHWHAKQAIDAMKTGKDVYCEKPMTNTIKDGRDMVNAKEKYGSVVQIGSMQRSWAKFKKAQEIVSSGKLGEIKKVLVNVGDPYRPYDLTAQPLPKGVDWNLWCGPAPLLGYHESIAPEIVKTYPAWRDFKETGGGRIADWGTHMFDIAQWCLGMDKTGPVSFIPPKDPNAVRGLRMFYENGIELVHEDFGRGWAVRFIGTEGELDVSRGFLETRPDTILLPNGGDPKELFKDQGNHYQNWLDAIRTRQEPICGVETGHRSATICNVANIAYELGRPLEWNPEKEKFKGDYEANKMRKRKKRNYA from the coding sequence ATGAAAGAGGACGTACCCAACCATCATAATTCCCGAAGAAAATTTATAAAGCATACGGCACTTGCTGCAGGGCTCATAAGTATTGTGCCAAGGCACGTTTTGGGGAGAGGTTTTATGGCACCTAATGATAAGATAAATCTGGGTTATATAGGCTTGGGAAAACAAGGTGGCATTTTAGCGAATAGGTTTTTGGGCAATACCGAAGCGCAAATTGTTGCTGGTGCCGAAGTTTGGAATTCTAAACAAAAATGGTTTAAGCAACTGGTAGAAGGCTATTATGCTCAAAAAAGGAATATAACCAACTACAAGGGGGTCACTACCTATTTAGAATACGGTGAACTCTTGGAACGAACGGATATTGATGCTGTAGTCATTGCCACACCAGACCATTGGCATGCCAAGCAAGCTATAGACGCTATGAAAACGGGTAAAGATGTGTATTGCGAAAAACCCATGACCAACACCATCAAAGATGGTAGGGATATGGTAAATGCCAAAGAAAAGTATGGCAGCGTAGTGCAAATAGGTAGTATGCAACGCTCATGGGCTAAATTTAAGAAAGCACAGGAAATCGTAAGTTCCGGCAAGCTGGGTGAGATTAAAAAAGTACTGGTTAATGTTGGTGACCCTTACCGGCCATATGACCTAACCGCGCAGCCTTTACCAAAAGGTGTAGATTGGAACCTTTGGTGTGGTCCTGCTCCCCTACTTGGTTATCATGAAAGCATTGCTCCTGAAATCGTAAAAACCTATCCCGCGTGGCGCGACTTTAAGGAAACCGGTGGTGGACGCATCGCCGATTGGGGAACGCACATGTTCGATATTGCGCAATGGTGCTTGGGTATGGACAAAACCGGGCCAGTATCTTTTATTCCGCCAAAAGACCCCAATGCCGTTCGCGGACTACGAATGTTCTATGAAAACGGAATCGAACTGGTACATGAGGACTTTGGTCGTGGATGGGCGGTACGTTTTATAGGCACCGAAGGGGAATTGGACGTAAGCCGTGGATTTTTGGAAACGCGACCCGATACCATTCTTTTACCAAACGGAGGTGACCCAAAAGAACTGTTCAAAGACCAGGGCAACCATTATCAAAATTGGTTGGATGCCATTAGAACACGACAAGAACCTATTTGCGGGGTAGAAACTGGGCATCGTTCCGCGACCATCTGTAATGTTGCGAATATTGCCTATGAACTCGGTAGACCTTTGGAATGGAACCCTGAAAAGGAAAAATTCAAAGGAGATTACGAGGCCAACAAAATGAGGAAGAGAAAAAAACGCAATTATGCTTAA
- the rhaM gene encoding L-rhamnose mutarotase codes for MQRLAFKMKLNPGQKEAYTKRHNEIWPELKKLLEEAGVSEYSIFLDEDTHTLFAFQKVSGNGGSQDLANNPIVQKWWAFMADIMETNPDNSPVSTALEEVFYME; via the coding sequence ATGCAACGATTAGCCTTTAAAATGAAACTGAATCCAGGTCAGAAAGAAGCGTATACCAAACGCCATAATGAAATCTGGCCAGAACTTAAAAAATTATTAGAGGAAGCCGGTGTTAGTGAATATTCCATCTTCCTTGATGAGGATACCCACACCCTTTTTGCTTTTCAAAAGGTATCGGGTAATGGCGGTTCCCAGGACTTGGCGAACAATCCCATAGTGCAGAAATGGTGGGCCTTTATGGCGGATATCATGGAAACCAATCCCGATAACTCGCCCGTTTCGACGGCATTGGAAGAAGTGTTCTACATGGAATAA
- a CDS encoding isocitrate/isopropylmalate dehydrogenase family protein: protein MGKQYKIAVVNGDGIGNEIVPAGVSVLSAVAKKYNFDITTEYFSWGAGHYVKHGEFMPKDGLETLKNFDAIYFGAVGLPEVDDTLPAKDYTFKVRTELEQYVNYRPVKLFSGVQSPLRDKTEKDIDFVILRENNEGEFVQNGKIFYPDTPNGCAVDTSMVTRLGVERIAHYAFKLARKRRKKVTNVTKSNTLIYTLGFWDKVIAEVAAEYPDVEYGKMYIDNASASFVLKPEFFDVIVTTNMMGDILSDLGGAIMGSLGLGGSGNINPEGDFPSMFEPIHGSAPDIAGQNIANPIGQIWSAAIMLEHLGEQEAADTIVAGIEYATAQGNLTKDLKGNASTSEIAERIVGFINS, encoded by the coding sequence ATGGGTAAACAATACAAAATCGCAGTAGTTAACGGTGACGGCATAGGAAACGAGATTGTTCCGGCAGGGGTATCGGTATTAAGTGCGGTTGCCAAAAAATATAATTTTGACATTACAACAGAATATTTTTCTTGGGGTGCAGGACATTATGTGAAACATGGGGAATTTATGCCGAAAGACGGTCTGGAAACTCTAAAAAATTTCGACGCCATTTACTTTGGTGCCGTGGGACTTCCCGAAGTGGACGACACCCTACCTGCAAAGGACTATACTTTTAAAGTACGAACGGAATTGGAACAATATGTAAACTACAGACCTGTAAAATTATTTTCAGGGGTGCAGAGTCCATTGCGTGACAAAACAGAAAAAGATATTGATTTTGTCATTCTACGGGAAAACAATGAAGGGGAGTTTGTACAAAATGGTAAAATATTCTATCCGGACACACCCAATGGTTGCGCAGTAGATACCAGTATGGTTACCCGTTTGGGTGTAGAACGCATAGCGCATTATGCCTTTAAATTGGCACGGAAAAGAAGAAAAAAGGTAACCAACGTCACCAAATCCAACACCCTAATTTATACCTTGGGATTTTGGGACAAAGTGATTGCCGAAGTAGCAGCCGAATATCCCGATGTAGAATACGGTAAAATGTATATTGATAATGCCTCCGCTAGTTTTGTACTGAAACCGGAATTTTTCGACGTCATCGTTACTACCAATATGATGGGCGATATACTATCAGACCTAGGAGGCGCCATCATGGGAAGTTTAGGTTTGGGCGGTAGTGGAAACATCAATCCAGAAGGAGATTTCCCCTCCATGTTCGAACCTATTCACGGTTCTGCACCGGATATTGCAGGGCAGAACATCGCAAACCCCATTGGCCAAATTTGGTCGGCCGCAATTATGTTAGAACATTTGGGGGAGCAGGAAGCTGCCGATACCATTGTGGCGGGCATTGAATATGCCACCGCGCAAGGAAACCTCACCAAAGACCTCAAAGGCAACGCTTCCACTTCGGAAATTGCGGAACGCATTGTTGGCTTTATCAATTCATAG
- a CDS encoding cyclase family protein yields MMDLIGKNVIDLTLTLSDKMKGVSITEARSLAKDGWNASTLELYSHVGTHMDAPLHFEVTQQSIDEISVARFISEAWVVNLSHIAPSAMITVSDMSPIANKIKKGQSLILQTDWSKRVDTKSYRDELPRISKELALWMGKKGIGLLGVEPPSVADVNNLKEVTEIHTILMQNDIIIVEGLTNLDSINKEQVTLIALPLKVLRGDGAPARVLALE; encoded by the coding sequence ATGATGGACCTCATCGGTAAAAATGTGATTGATTTAACCCTCACCTTGTCTGACAAAATGAAAGGAGTTTCCATCACAGAGGCAAGAAGTTTGGCTAAAGATGGTTGGAACGCCAGCACCTTGGAACTCTACTCCCATGTGGGAACTCATATGGACGCTCCGCTGCATTTTGAAGTAACCCAACAAAGTATCGATGAGATTTCTGTTGCGCGTTTCATCTCGGAAGCTTGGGTGGTCAACTTATCACATATTGCCCCAAGTGCCATGATAACAGTTTCGGATATGTCACCTATTGCCAATAAAATTAAGAAGGGGCAAAGCCTCATCCTTCAAACGGATTGGAGCAAAAGAGTGGATACCAAAAGTTATCGCGATGAGCTACCCAGAATTAGCAAAGAATTAGCACTTTGGATGGGTAAAAAAGGTATTGGACTTTTGGGCGTGGAACCACCTTCTGTCGCTGATGTCAATAATCTGAAGGAAGTGACGGAAATACATACCATCCTGATGCAAAATGACATTATCATTGTAGAAGGCTTGACAAACTTGGATTCAATAAACAAAGAACAGGTGACCTTGATTGCCCTACCACTTAAGGTTTTACGGGGTGATGGTGCACCGGCAAGAGTTTTGGCCTTGGAATAA
- a CDS encoding four-carbon acid sugar kinase family protein yields the protein MENQRILKSIEEGNLLKGQEKDIVDYLKEHPKTIVILDDDPTGTQTVQNIPVITNWEEPILEQELLQSPVFFILTNSRALQKDKAIALLTLIGRRLKQLAEKHHKKLLVVNRGDSTLRGHYPDEVIALSKSLGYKNDKHVLIPAFFEGGRYTCDNIHYVREGDTFIPAASTPFAKDNTFGYDASDLTEYAIEKYKGKIDATQITSISLNELRSSPDFSDIKKKIEQHQCIIVNATTHADLETFALFALKTNIPLVHRTAASFVNAIIGKRPAALLEKDALGKAKGQGGLIVIGSYVPKTTAQLNVLKAKYKASYMELDVDEIFNDENLNASLKKKAERIDLWLGKGENVVLYTSRKVKQGSTKEDSLAIVNRVSQALTTLVELIGPQPRFIVAKGGITSSDIAVKSLQIKRAIVIGQLIKGVPVWQADENSKFPGIPYIVFPGNVGTDNDLYNLLNRLE from the coding sequence ATGGAAAACCAACGCATCTTAAAATCAATAGAAGAGGGCAACCTTTTAAAGGGTCAAGAGAAGGATATAGTTGACTATCTAAAAGAGCACCCCAAAACCATAGTAATTTTAGATGACGACCCTACCGGCACTCAAACGGTTCAGAACATTCCCGTGATAACCAATTGGGAGGAACCTATTTTGGAACAAGAACTTTTACAGAGTCCCGTTTTTTTTATCCTCACTAATTCTAGGGCCTTACAAAAAGACAAAGCAATAGCCCTTCTAACTCTCATCGGTAGGCGATTAAAACAACTAGCAGAAAAACATCATAAAAAGTTACTAGTGGTCAACCGTGGTGATTCTACCCTGCGTGGGCATTATCCGGATGAAGTAATCGCGCTATCAAAGTCACTTGGGTATAAAAATGACAAACACGTATTGATTCCCGCTTTCTTCGAGGGTGGAAGATACACCTGTGACAACATACATTACGTGAGGGAAGGAGACACATTTATCCCAGCCGCTAGTACGCCTTTCGCAAAGGATAACACCTTTGGCTACGACGCCTCAGACCTTACCGAGTATGCCATTGAAAAGTACAAAGGCAAGATTGATGCGACACAAATTACATCAATATCCTTAAATGAACTTAGGTCGAGTCCAGACTTTTCGGATATCAAAAAGAAGATAGAGCAACACCAATGCATTATAGTCAACGCCACGACCCATGCCGATTTAGAAACTTTTGCCCTGTTTGCGCTAAAAACCAATATTCCATTGGTTCACCGAACCGCAGCTTCTTTTGTCAATGCCATCATAGGTAAGCGTCCGGCAGCTTTACTGGAAAAAGATGCCCTAGGTAAAGCAAAAGGACAGGGAGGTTTAATTGTTATAGGCTCCTATGTGCCAAAAACCACAGCACAGCTAAACGTTCTGAAAGCAAAATATAAGGCGAGTTATATGGAGCTAGATGTTGATGAGATTTTTAATGATGAAAATTTGAACGCTTCATTAAAGAAGAAGGCGGAGCGTATAGATTTATGGTTGGGTAAGGGTGAAAATGTGGTACTTTACACCAGCAGAAAGGTTAAACAGGGAAGTACCAAAGAAGACAGTTTAGCTATCGTGAACAGGGTATCACAAGCGCTAACCACGCTCGTTGAACTTATAGGTCCTCAGCCTCGGTTTATTGTAGCGAAAGGCGGAATTACCTCAAGCGATATTGCCGTAAAATCATTACAAATTAAACGCGCAATTGTGATAGGTCAACTCATTAAAGGCGTTCCTGTTTGGCAAGCGGACGAAAATTCTAAATTTCCCGGAATCCCTTATATCGTTTTTCCCGGTAATGTAGGTACAGATAACGATTTGTATAACCTTTTAAATAGATTGGAATGA
- a CDS encoding MFS transporter, translated as MSTKNHFPKRYFMVAGTFLLALLLYIDRICISVAKEPISSSLDLSDKQMGWVLAAFSLGYAFFQTPSGLMADRYGPRKILAGIVTIWSAFTALTGAAWNFSSLLVVRFLFGAGEAGAFPGMSRAIYNWFPLKERGVVTGINFSGSRLGAAFALPLVAWMIEDLGWRATFLILGGIGVIWASGWYILFRDRPEDHKGISAAEKEYIISNRQDKKVSLTKEKISFRQLSKSKNMWLAMGQYFCSNFTFFFALTWLFPHIKKEYGLETIEAGLYTAVPLIFGAFGNWFAGWLIDRIFSKGDWDKSRIFPASLGFGLAAIGLIGSIYMDTATGAILMLSIAIFGADMTLPPSWAFCVDIGKKNAGAISGTMNMAGNIGAFITALLFPYLLDWTGSTTLFFIVGAALNIIAILLWSKMKPRRHFTTY; from the coding sequence ATGAGCACAAAAAACCATTTCCCAAAGCGTTATTTTATGGTGGCCGGCACCTTTCTATTGGCATTGTTACTGTACATCGATAGGATATGCATTTCGGTAGCGAAAGAACCCATTTCTTCAAGCTTGGACCTTAGTGATAAGCAAATGGGTTGGGTTCTGGCAGCATTTTCCCTCGGCTATGCGTTTTTTCAGACTCCATCGGGTCTTATGGCAGACAGATACGGGCCTAGAAAAATATTGGCCGGGATTGTCACTATCTGGTCCGCTTTTACTGCCCTAACCGGTGCGGCATGGAACTTTAGTTCCTTACTGGTAGTTCGTTTTCTTTTTGGCGCAGGTGAAGCCGGGGCATTCCCTGGAATGTCAAGGGCCATTTACAATTGGTTTCCTTTAAAGGAAAGGGGGGTGGTTACCGGTATCAATTTTTCAGGTTCAAGATTGGGGGCGGCATTTGCACTGCCTCTAGTAGCTTGGATGATTGAGGATTTAGGATGGAGGGCTACCTTCCTCATACTAGGTGGCATAGGTGTAATCTGGGCCTCTGGTTGGTACATTTTGTTCAGGGATAGACCAGAAGACCATAAAGGTATCTCCGCAGCGGAAAAAGAATATATAATCTCGAACAGACAGGATAAAAAAGTATCCCTGACCAAAGAGAAAATCAGTTTTCGTCAGCTTTCAAAATCAAAGAACATGTGGCTAGCCATGGGGCAATATTTCTGCAGTAATTTTACGTTCTTTTTCGCCCTGACTTGGTTATTTCCACACATAAAAAAAGAGTATGGATTGGAAACCATTGAGGCCGGACTTTATACCGCCGTGCCCTTGATTTTTGGAGCTTTCGGTAATTGGTTTGCAGGTTGGTTAATAGATAGGATTTTTTCCAAAGGAGATTGGGACAAGTCTAGGATATTTCCTGCATCCTTAGGTTTTGGCTTAGCCGCCATAGGTTTGATAGGAAGTATATATATGGATACCGCTACAGGTGCCATATTGATGCTAAGCATCGCCATTTTTGGTGCGGATATGACCTTACCGCCCTCATGGGCCTTCTGTGTGGACATTGGCAAGAAAAATGCGGGGGCAATTTCTGGCACCATGAATATGGCCGGAAATATAGGTGCATTTATCACGGCACTTTTATTTCCGTATCTTTTGGATTGGACTGGCTCCACAACACTTTTTTTTATTGTTGGGGCCGCCTTAAATATCATAGCAATACTACTTTGGTCAAAAATGAAGCCAAGACGACATTTTACGACATATTAA
- a CDS encoding Gfo/Idh/MocA family protein, with translation MKRKRGVAVGLGYFSQFHLEAWMRIKEVDLVAICDTDIAKAEGTASQYGIPRFYSDINEMLANENPDFIDIITPPETHLELCILAAEMGIDIICQKPLAPDLKEAQKIAETISKNKVRMMIHENFRFQPWHREIKKLLDQQTIGNQLHSIHWRMRMGDGWQKDAYMNRQPYFREMKQLLIYETGIHLIDVLRYFGGEINQVFAKLQRFNPNIKGEDSALVLCDFSQGGTAIIDANRFHESTCENPRLTFGEVHIEVNKGHLHLHQDGRITVKRLGKPETVHDYHFEDKNFSGDCVYYTQLHFITQLISKKSFETDVQEYLANIRVLESVYASNSKGHPLIVQ, from the coding sequence ATGAAAAGAAAAAGAGGCGTAGCGGTAGGTCTAGGGTATTTCAGTCAGTTTCATTTAGAAGCTTGGATGCGTATAAAAGAGGTCGATTTGGTAGCGATATGTGATACCGATATCGCCAAGGCTGAAGGCACTGCATCCCAATATGGCATACCACGATTTTATTCTGATATCAATGAAATGCTAGCCAATGAAAATCCCGATTTCATCGATATCATAACTCCACCTGAAACCCATTTGGAACTGTGTATCTTGGCCGCTGAAATGGGAATTGATATTATTTGTCAAAAGCCTCTGGCACCAGATTTAAAAGAAGCACAAAAAATAGCCGAAACCATTTCAAAAAATAAGGTTCGGATGATGATACATGAAAACTTTCGGTTTCAGCCTTGGCATCGGGAAATCAAAAAACTGCTTGACCAACAAACTATTGGAAACCAATTGCATAGTATCCACTGGCGTATGCGCATGGGAGACGGTTGGCAGAAAGATGCCTATATGAACCGGCAGCCTTATTTTCGAGAAATGAAACAGTTATTGATATATGAAACCGGGATACATCTCATTGATGTACTTCGTTATTTTGGAGGGGAAATCAATCAGGTGTTTGCCAAATTACAACGGTTCAATCCCAACATTAAAGGAGAAGATTCTGCATTGGTGCTATGCGATTTCTCACAGGGAGGCACGGCTATTATAGATGCCAATCGGTTTCATGAGAGTACCTGTGAAAACCCTAGATTAACCTTTGGTGAAGTCCATATCGAAGTGAACAAAGGCCATTTGCACTTACACCAAGATGGCCGTATTACCGTAAAGCGATTGGGTAAGCCTGAAACCGTACATGACTACCATTTTGAGGATAAAAATTTTTCTGGAGATTGTGTGTACTATACCCAGTTGCACTTTATAACACAACTAATTTCGAAAAAGTCTTTTGAAACCGATGTTCAAGAATACCTGGCGAACATTAGGGTATTGGAAAGCGTTTATGCATCCAATAGCAAAGGACATCCACTAATCGTGCAATAG
- a CDS encoding 6-bladed beta-propeller — MSAPKTSRRTFLNTTAKASAGMVLMPHFNINSAKPKLSDDIIGHGDYTYRVHKAWGDLDPNTTPVKNCHEMVMDSQGRLVMVGDHTQNNILIYDKSGKLLDSWGIRYKGGHGLSLWNDGEEDFLFICDTDGAMIKTTLDGRELLLIGHPSEYGAYEKDDTFKPTESAIGPNGDIYIADGYGSQYVLQFTKNGEFKRKIGNGRGTENEQFQTAHGVCIDNRDKTNPTLLITSRASNSFKRFTLDGRYLEEISLPGAFVCRPVIHGQQLYAGVCWSSETDFVEGDMTTHPTRTSPKSGFVTILNEQNKVVSNPGGTAPTYKKGKLERMLQKEPIFKHCHDVCVDEDENLYVCQWNANRTYPVKLERV, encoded by the coding sequence ATGAGTGCACCTAAAACAAGTCGCAGGACTTTTTTGAATACAACCGCAAAGGCAAGTGCCGGTATGGTTTTAATGCCGCATTTCAATATCAATAGTGCTAAACCTAAACTATCGGATGACATTATTGGTCATGGCGATTATACCTATCGGGTGCACAAGGCTTGGGGCGATTTAGACCCTAATACCACTCCGGTTAAAAATTGCCATGAAATGGTAATGGATTCTCAAGGGAGATTGGTTATGGTGGGTGATCATACCCAGAACAATATCCTGATTTATGATAAATCCGGAAAGTTGTTGGATAGTTGGGGTATTCGTTACAAAGGGGGACATGGACTTTCTTTGTGGAACGATGGTGAAGAAGACTTTCTTTTTATCTGTGATACCGATGGGGCCATGATAAAGACCACATTGGATGGAAGGGAGTTGCTATTGATTGGCCATCCTTCGGAATATGGAGCGTATGAAAAGGACGATACCTTCAAACCTACCGAATCCGCCATTGGTCCTAATGGGGATATCTATATTGCGGACGGATACGGTTCACAGTACGTCCTACAATTTACTAAAAATGGAGAGTTTAAACGAAAAATAGGAAACGGACGGGGTACCGAAAACGAACAGTTTCAGACAGCCCACGGAGTTTGTATCGATAATCGGGATAAGACAAATCCCACTTTGTTGATTACTTCGCGTGCAAGCAATAGTTTTAAGCGTTTTACACTTGATGGCAGGTATCTGGAAGAAATTTCTTTACCCGGTGCTTTTGTCTGTAGGCCCGTAATACATGGTCAGCAATTGTATGCGGGCGTATGTTGGTCCTCAGAGACCGACTTTGTGGAAGGGGATATGACTACGCATCCGACCAGAACCAGTCCAAAATCTGGTTTTGTTACCATTTTAAATGAACAGAATAAAGTGGTTTCTAATCCCGGAGGTACCGCTCCAACCTATAAAAAAGGAAAATTGGAACGTATGCTTCAAAAAGAGCCAATTTTTAAGCACTGCCATGATGTTTGTGTAGATGAGGACGAAAACTTATACGTTTGTCAGTGGAACGCCAACAGGACTTATCCGGTAAAACTGGAGCGGGTATAA
- a CDS encoding DUF1501 domain-containing protein — protein sequence MEKQNQRREFIKKMTAASLAASTTTIPLASFLSSCSPEVARRAATADSVILLWMAGGMAHTETFDPKAYVPFEKGVESKRILSTFPKIPTVVDGLEFSEGLESIAGVMDKGAIIRSYKSADLGHILHTRHQYHWHTCYEPPQSVQAPHIGAWIAKELGPANPVIPPFISMGQRFTVGEAEELKAFHSAGFLGSEFGPFLIPDPSGGLESVRPPHGMSLKRFEARYKLYKELANKNKLMEQGSDYQRESLMRSMEQSYRLLNSPEAKVFDLSQEPKEVYDTYNTGRFGLGCLLAKRLAMNGGRFISVSTEYEPFLGWDTHENGHTRAKKMKELIDRPVAQLIKDLDESGHLDRTLIILASEFSRDAIMEGRPGEQVKDQVRQPDIIEDEKFYGMHRHFTDGSSILLWGGGIEKGLIYGKTADERPCSSIENPVVIDQVHQSIYHALGIHPQTEYTIEGRPFYTTPDGHGEPILDLFGKPMTEAG from the coding sequence ATGGAGAAACAGAATCAAAGAAGGGAGTTTATAAAGAAAATGACAGCGGCTAGTTTGGCAGCGTCCACAACCACAATTCCCTTAGCCAGTTTCTTAAGTTCCTGTTCGCCAGAGGTTGCCAGACGAGCCGCCACGGCGGACAGTGTTATTCTTTTATGGATGGCAGGAGGTATGGCACATACCGAAACCTTTGACCCAAAAGCCTATGTGCCTTTTGAAAAAGGGGTGGAAAGCAAGCGGATATTAAGCACTTTTCCCAAAATACCAACGGTGGTAGATGGATTGGAATTTTCAGAAGGATTGGAATCCATTGCCGGAGTTATGGACAAGGGGGCTATCATTCGCTCCTATAAATCGGCCGATTTAGGTCATATTCTCCATACGAGGCATCAGTACCATTGGCATACCTGTTATGAGCCACCCCAATCCGTACAGGCTCCTCATATTGGAGCTTGGATAGCTAAAGAGTTGGGGCCTGCCAATCCGGTAATTCCTCCATTTATTAGTATGGGGCAACGTTTTACCGTGGGAGAGGCAGAGGAGTTGAAAGCATTTCATTCCGCCGGGTTCTTAGGTTCCGAATTTGGACCTTTTTTGATTCCCGACCCTTCTGGCGGATTGGAAAGTGTACGCCCTCCGCACGGGATGTCCCTCAAACGTTTTGAGGCCAGATACAAATTGTACAAAGAATTGGCGAACAAGAATAAACTGATGGAGCAGGGGAGTGATTACCAAAGGGAATCCCTAATGCGCTCCATGGAACAGTCCTATCGCTTATTGAACTCCCCAGAGGCCAAGGTGTTTGACCTTTCCCAAGAACCTAAAGAAGTCTACGACACGTACAATACAGGTAGATTTGGATTAGGCTGTTTATTGGCAAAAAGATTGGCTATGAACGGGGGACGCTTTATCAGTGTCTCTACCGAATATGAGCCGTTTTTAGGTTGGGATACCCACGAAAATGGACATACACGAGCCAAAAAAATGAAGGAGTTGATAGATAGGCCTGTTGCCCAACTAATTAAAGATTTGGATGAAAGTGGTCATTTGGACAGGACCTTAATCATTCTAGCGAGTGAGTTTAGCCGTGATGCCATCATGGAAGGTAGACCGGGGGAACAAGTAAAAGACCAAGTAAGGCAACCGGATATTATTGAGGACGAAAAGTTCTACGGCATGCATCGCCACTTTACGGACGGGAGTTCTATCTTGCTTTGGGGTGGGGGTATCGAAAAAGGGTTGATATATGGTAAAACCGCTGACGAAAGGCCCTGCTCTTCCATAGAAAATCCTGTGGTCATAGATCAAGTACATCAATCTATATATCATGCTTTGGGTATACATCCCCAAACGGAATACACCATTGAAGGTCGGCCCTTTTATACCACGCCAGACGGTCACGGAGAACCTATTTTGGATTTGTTCGGCAAGCCGATGACCGAGGCTGGTTAA